A stretch of Rhodohalobacter mucosus DNA encodes these proteins:
- a CDS encoding CHAT domain-containing protein yields MEVRNLGKEVALLEDLSNDPNLWVWTLQPNILSRLQLIINELKNSEKTDLLSRSMKLLNHIEEVLKNPENQFEKEVALLLDNVFQTSTKNLSIKENSKYLTYLIFLSSCAINASRFWIAHQCWVTILRNFSSGSHSSFSKNDLPAYTIKNIFKQLIDHEQSYLLVSRTLSDLIVDYGIYFTVELADIASRLGFSILNLKCWKVAEVPCRHAVNLYEQLESSKSGQYTTELANAVHNLGVCLFGQSKLDQAEETMLNALKLYEELESSNPGQHIIDLTNVIRILEECGAKQNNYNKAETYARRAYTLYEQLEYLNGGKFINELASVSGRIGAYLGRKCLYKESNRFNLVSFKLYKKLEVTLPGQFSSDLARTAYNLGSCNTDLYNYEEAITYHRIACNMYEKLELVHHGKYTDKLADSYFGLGMNLGYKSTYKKAVIYTLKASTLYKKLELKHPGEFVSKLAHTYGRLGVYLSKLNKQIESESYDLKAYLLFKKLESLMPSQYTTDLACSASNLGVCLGNRQNWDQAEEPLIQAVELYEQLESSKSGQYTTELANAADYLGACLVYQNKWGQAEEPCRRAQKLYQQLETLNPHQYTTQLSKASFLLGLCLANLQKWSESLQRLEQAEQLDPQNAFGVKWNSLRVQSHVYLVIGRYELAHETILRALQEFNTHRAGLPTAGERLALQNTYAILFEQVQKVLLHEQVADFRQAFHWHCHKGRTLSEQIRFGHSGSGEYPLPCPVVAEPVQLALSLKRSLMSNYLGGRPLLVSYSFTGRDRLVVYLVPLWQVQEDRELPLSVKSFSLPDDTIRQLYLALSRSQWLEEYMSRGGSTSSQDEPFMWGTRSRQDAFTQAGPLTHQDFDAPVGDKQSDDPPWWDETLEEAKYQLWKTADELNITDDWDQGSFSWPAVRATKDLSLRAKRGRFLAMARKKMHHWAVQTTADRILQPWIDELNELEELPTEILIEPHGMLHVLPLQSAPVHWYDGQPQPGPLASQVPTRITPALSLAVHLSGKQPQDTPSAKRLLIAGPPLDSGLDHGEDECTMLSALVPEAILLQGRQMRLPGLRRQLQDQTISVLHLVTHGVYDGSDPAASYIQLDGQTLSARQLLDGELDLTGVDLVYLSSCEGTYGEGDLNDEVMGLVYGLLAAGARCVIGYLWPIDDNRSRAIAEQFYRRWLTRPQSAGQAYGQTLQWLQQTHPAWLQDDAAGWILHGDIRVRWAQSNDNR; encoded by the coding sequence ATGGAAGTAAGAAACCTGGGTAAAGAGGTCGCACTTCTCGAGGATTTGAGTAATGATCCGAACCTGTGGGTCTGGACATTGCAACCCAATATACTAAGCAGGCTACAGCTCATTATTAATGAATTAAAAAATTCCGAAAAAACTGATTTACTCAGTAGGTCCATGAAACTACTTAACCATATCGAAGAAGTCCTGAAAAATCCGGAAAATCAATTTGAGAAAGAGGTTGCCCTATTATTAGACAATGTTTTTCAAACCTCAACTAAAAATCTTTCTATCAAAGAAAACTCTAAATACTTAACATATTTAATTTTCCTGAGTTCATGTGCAATCAATGCCTCCAGATTTTGGATTGCCCACCAATGCTGGGTGACTATCTTAAGAAATTTTAGTTCGGGAAGTCATTCTAGCTTTTCAAAAAATGATCTTCCTGCATATACCATTAAAAATATATTTAAACAGTTGATCGACCATGAACAGAGTTATTTATTAGTTTCTAGAACTCTTTCAGACTTGATAGTTGACTACGGCATCTATTTCACTGTAGAACTTGCTGATATTGCTTCAAGGCTTGGTTTTTCAATACTAAATCTAAAATGCTGGAAAGTAGCCGAAGTGCCATGTCGACATGCCGTAAATCTCTACGAACAGCTCGAATCTTCGAAATCGGGACAATACACTACCGAACTTGCAAATGCGGTCCACAATCTTGGAGTGTGTCTATTCGGCCAGAGCAAGTTGGACCAAGCCGAAGAAACCATGTTGAACGCCTTAAAGCTCTACGAAGAGCTCGAATCCTCGAATCCAGGGCAACATATCATTGATTTAACTAATGTAATTAGAATTTTAGAAGAATGTGGTGCTAAACAAAATAACTATAACAAGGCAGAAACATATGCAAGAAGAGCATACACTTTGTATGAACAGCTAGAATATCTAAACGGGGGAAAATTTATTAATGAGCTAGCAAGTGTATCCGGAAGGATTGGAGCTTATTTAGGTAGAAAATGTCTATATAAAGAATCCAACAGATTTAATCTTGTTTCATTTAAACTTTATAAAAAATTGGAGGTGACCTTGCCAGGTCAATTTTCCTCTGATTTGGCAAGAACCGCATACAATTTGGGTTCGTGTAATACTGATCTTTATAACTATGAGGAAGCTATAACCTACCATCGAATAGCTTGTAATATGTATGAAAAGTTAGAGTTGGTGCATCATGGAAAGTATACCGATAAATTAGCTGATTCATACTTCGGTCTAGGCATGAATCTAGGTTATAAAAGCACTTATAAGAAGGCAGTAATCTATACTTTAAAGGCGTCTACTTTATATAAAAAACTCGAACTTAAACACCCTGGAGAATTTGTTAGCAAACTGGCTCATACATACGGTAGACTTGGAGTTTATCTTAGTAAACTGAATAAACAAATAGAATCAGAAAGTTATGATTTAAAAGCATATCTACTCTTCAAAAAACTTGAATCTTTAATGCCTAGTCAATATACCACCGATCTAGCCTGTTCAGCTTCCAATCTAGGAGTGTGCCTTGGCAATCGGCAAAATTGGGATCAAGCCGAAGAGCCCCTCATCCAGGCTGTAGAGCTTTATGAGCAGCTCGAATCTTCAAAATCGGGACAATACACTACCGAACTTGCCAATGCGGCCGATTATTTAGGAGCGTGCCTTGTATATCAGAACAAGTGGGGCCAGGCAGAAGAGCCCTGCCGTCGCGCCCAAAAGCTTTACCAGCAGCTCGAAACGTTGAACCCGCATCAATATACCACTCAACTGTCCAAGGCATCGTTTTTGCTTGGTTTGTGTCTTGCCAATCTTCAAAAATGGTCTGAATCATTGCAGCGCCTTGAGCAGGCTGAGCAACTGGATCCGCAGAACGCTTTTGGGGTGAAATGGAATAGTTTACGCGTGCAAAGTCATGTATATCTTGTTATTGGTAGGTATGAGCTTGCGCACGAGACCATTTTACGGGCCCTGCAGGAGTTCAACACCCATCGGGCGGGCCTTCCAACGGCCGGTGAGCGGCTAGCCTTGCAAAACACGTATGCAATTTTATTCGAGCAGGTTCAAAAAGTGTTGCTGCACGAACAGGTCGCCGACTTCCGGCAGGCCTTCCACTGGCACTGCCACAAAGGGCGAACCCTGAGCGAACAAATCAGGTTTGGCCACTCCGGCTCCGGCGAGTACCCCCTGCCCTGCCCTGTCGTGGCTGAGCCTGTGCAGCTGGCCTTGTCGCTTAAACGATCACTGATGAGCAACTATCTAGGCGGGCGCCCCCTGCTGGTCAGCTACAGCTTTACCGGCCGCGACCGGCTGGTCGTCTATCTGGTACCCCTGTGGCAGGTGCAAGAAGACCGCGAGCTGCCTCTGTCTGTTAAATCCTTCTCCCTGCCCGACGATACCATCCGCCAGCTCTACCTGGCCCTGAGCCGGTCCCAGTGGCTGGAAGAATACATGTCCCGCGGTGGTTCCACCTCTAGCCAGGATGAGCCCTTTATGTGGGGCACCCGCAGCCGGCAGGATGCGTTTACGCAGGCAGGCCCCCTCACCCACCAGGACTTCGATGCGCCTGTTGGCGACAAGCAAAGCGACGACCCACCCTGGTGGGATGAGACGCTTGAAGAGGCCAAGTACCAGTTGTGGAAAACCGCCGATGAGCTGAACATCACCGACGACTGGGACCAGGGCAGTTTTAGCTGGCCGGCAGTGCGCGCCACAAAAGACTTATCACTGCGGGCCAAGCGCGGCCGGTTTCTTGCCATGGCCCGTAAAAAGATGCACCACTGGGCGGTACAGACCACTGCCGATAGGATCCTGCAGCCCTGGATTGACGAGCTAAACGAGCTAGAAGAACTGCCCACCGAGATCCTGATTGAACCCCACGGAATGCTCCATGTACTCCCGCTGCAATCCGCGCCGGTGCACTGGTACGATGGACAGCCGCAGCCCGGCCCGCTGGCCAGCCAGGTACCAACCAGGATTACCCCTGCACTCTCCCTGGCCGTACATTTGTCGGGTAAACAGCCCCAAGATACTCCCTCAGCAAAACGCTTGCTCATTGCCGGCCCACCACTGGACAGCGGCCTAGACCATGGTGAGGACGAGTGTACCATGCTCAGCGCCCTGGTACCGGAGGCCATCCTGCTGCAAGGCCGACAGATGAGGCTCCCGGGGCTGCGGCGGCAGCTTCAAGACCAAACTATCAGCGTGCTGCACCTGGTTACCCATGGGGTCTACGACGGCAGCGACCCGGCAGCCTCCTACATCCAGCTGGACGGGCAGACCCTCTCCGCCCGGCAGCTGCTCGATGGGGAACTTGACCTGACAGGGGTCGACCTGGTTTACCTGAGCAGCTGTGAGGGGACCTACGGGGAGGGGGACCTGAACGATGAAGTCATGGGACTGGTCTATGGGCTGCTGGCCGCCGGAGCGCGCTGCGTGATTGGCTACCTGTGGCCCATTGATGACAACCGGAGCCGGGCCATAGCTGAACAGTTTTACCGCAGGTGGCTCACCCGGCCCCAAAGCGCCGGACAGGCGTATGGGCAGACACTCCAATGGCTGCAACAGACCCACCCGGCATGGCTGCAAGACGATGCCGCCGGCTGGATACTGCATGGGGACATTCGTGTGAGGTGGGCCCAAAGCAATGATAATAGATAA
- a CDS encoding helix-hairpin-helix domain-containing protein: MKSLWIQSTGTRLHLDPSTLLRGGEGSVYRLQNEKNTVAKIYHEVIQDRANKLNVMIHNPPNDPMATMGHHSIAWPKDLVVNENGMTVGFIMPLAEGSSAFSYLLPKSRKQQHAHANYRTQIRICRNIASAIEEIHSNGFAVGDLNMSNILVKKNALVTLIDCDSFEIRDPSTGKIYTCRVGIPDYTPPEHQNKNYASFNGGTKHDAFSMAVLFFQLLMEGMHPFSGSYKYGNGEANVAHNIKQKHWTYDPERKQEYKPRSGSPPFEMLDPHIQKLFIRCFRDGSHDPSIRPTANEWREELDTSELYLQSCSENKKHIFGEHLRDCPWCERKQLLQNINPQKITSHQITKDRSGSSTPTLQKNPSDGKNMAGAKNSANILTHIWQKVTRFLVQKRKVTTLNRPIKLVQNQSKIKKPAKLLWK, translated from the coding sequence ATGAAATCGCTTTGGATCCAATCAACTGGAACAAGATTACATCTAGACCCGTCAACTCTATTGCGAGGAGGTGAGGGAAGTGTTTATCGCCTACAAAACGAAAAGAATACCGTTGCTAAAATCTATCACGAAGTGATTCAGGATAGAGCAAATAAACTAAATGTGATGATTCATAATCCTCCCAACGATCCAATGGCGACTATGGGACATCACAGCATAGCATGGCCTAAAGACCTTGTGGTAAACGAAAATGGAATGACAGTTGGATTTATAATGCCACTCGCCGAAGGAAGTTCTGCATTTTCCTATCTTCTTCCTAAATCCAGGAAACAGCAGCATGCACATGCAAATTACCGAACACAAATAAGAATTTGCCGGAATATTGCTTCTGCAATTGAAGAAATACATAGTAATGGTTTCGCAGTAGGCGATCTAAACATGAGTAATATTTTAGTCAAAAAGAACGCTCTGGTAACTCTGATCGATTGTGATTCTTTTGAAATAAGAGATCCGTCAACCGGTAAAATTTATACTTGCAGGGTCGGTATTCCGGATTATACACCTCCGGAGCACCAGAATAAAAACTACGCATCTTTTAACGGGGGTACAAAGCACGATGCATTTTCGATGGCCGTACTTTTTTTTCAATTACTCATGGAAGGTATGCATCCCTTTTCAGGGTCGTACAAATATGGAAATGGAGAGGCCAATGTAGCACATAACATAAAGCAAAAGCATTGGACGTACGATCCTGAGAGAAAACAGGAATACAAGCCTCGTTCAGGCAGTCCTCCTTTTGAAATGCTCGACCCACATATTCAAAAATTATTTATCCGCTGTTTTCGAGATGGTTCTCATGATCCATCTATTCGACCAACTGCAAACGAGTGGAGAGAAGAGTTAGATACAAGCGAACTTTACTTGCAGAGTTGCAGTGAAAACAAAAAACATATTTTTGGTGAACACCTACGTGACTGCCCCTGGTGTGAACGGAAACAACTCTTACAAAATATAAATCCTCAAAAAATTACGTCCCATCAGATAACAAAAGACAGATCTGGATCATCAACACCCACCCTTCAAAAAAATCCTTCTGACGGAAAAAATATGGCTGGGGCAAAGAATTCAGCAAATATTCTAACACACATTTGGCAAAAAGTGACAAGGTTTTTGGTTCAAAAAAGAAAGGTTACTACGTTAAATCGTCCTATTAAGCTAGTACAAAATCAAAGCAAGATTAAAAAGCCGGCCAAATTATTATGGAAGTAA
- a CDS encoding PP2C family serine/threonine-protein phosphatase, which yields MSSNPKFHVLAASQKGSYHNEGQPNEDAFYYNHIDNGTLIAAVADGAGSNSAPFSSVGSRWATKFAVTWLSSVIDLWPESEKQDAGREWKELIDQCFSETINHIQDRTNYLNNGANSLQITMDAFATTLLIIVATEHFVAYGQVGDGGIVVQTAIDSNHKNTDYELHQLTEDHSKFANITTFITSEDALKVIQSGFVQKPINGVCLFTDGLARIAFDKKEKEPRQSFLNPLIRIASVSNNEQRDNLELEKYLRSNRVQSRTFDDCCILVAGGISSKLTDDMAQN from the coding sequence ATGAGTTCGAATCCAAAATTTCATGTTTTAGCAGCCTCACAAAAGGGATCATACCACAATGAGGGGCAACCAAATGAAGATGCCTTCTACTACAATCATATAGATAATGGGACATTGATTGCAGCTGTTGCAGATGGTGCCGGGTCGAACTCGGCTCCATTTTCTTCTGTAGGTTCACGATGGGCAACGAAGTTTGCAGTTACATGGCTCAGTAGTGTAATAGACCTCTGGCCAGAGTCTGAAAAACAGGATGCAGGACGGGAATGGAAGGAACTTATAGATCAATGTTTCTCAGAAACCATAAACCATATTCAGGACCGTACAAACTATCTAAACAATGGAGCGAATTCATTACAGATTACGATGGATGCATTTGCCACAACATTGCTCATCATTGTTGCAACTGAGCACTTCGTGGCTTATGGCCAAGTTGGAGATGGAGGTATCGTTGTACAGACAGCTATTGACTCAAATCATAAAAACACTGATTATGAACTTCATCAGCTTACAGAAGATCATAGTAAATTTGCAAATATTACCACATTTATTACGTCAGAGGATGCCTTGAAAGTCATCCAATCCGGCTTTGTACAGAAACCAATTAACGGTGTTTGCCTATTCACAGATGGATTGGCGCGTATCGCATTTGATAAAAAGGAAAAGGAACCCCGGCAATCATTTTTAAATCCACTGATCCGGATCGCAAGTGTAAGCAATAATGAACAAAGAGATAATCTCGAATTAGAAAAATATCTTCGCTCGAATAGAGTACAATCGAGAACATTTGATGATTGCTGCATTCTGGTGGCAGGAGGTATCTCTTCTAAGCTAACAGACGATATGGCTCAGAATTAA